In the genome of Pseudanabaena mucicola str. Chao 1806, the window TAAATTGGTTTTCAAGATTATTACTTGCTTCAGTCCGTAGTTGAGAGGCAACATTATTTACCGCTTCTCTTCCATTTCGTAACGATAGCCAAGCAGTAAGCCCCACAGCCACAAATGTTTGCAGAACAAAGGGTATCACGATAAGCGATCGTAAAGGGATAGAAAGAAATCCTGTTCGACTAGATTGATTGAGTTTATTATTAGGTTTCAGATTGTGATCATTCATAAATTTCCTCCTACAAATATATTTGTAAATTAATGTGTTGAGGCATCCTTAACGTAGAAGCTTTTCTCTCCCCTTCTCCACTATCTACTTTGCATCTATATATCGATTTTCAAGCACTCGAGGTATAGAGGTTGTTGTCTCCTTTAAAAGCGGAGAAACCAAACCATATTTCACTAGATTGATAAATGATATAGAAGAATGTTTAAGAGTGCTACAAAGTAATAATTTCTAGCATTTCTCTGGGATTCGTAACAGCACAAAGCGCTGTAAGAAAGTCAATCTTAGTTTGCTTGTCAACAACTATAGATCCGAGACTTTGGGCATCATTTAACTCAACTAACATCTTGCTTTACCTCAGCCAGATTAGGTTTAAATTGTCTACATTATTTAGGTAATTATTATGATTTTATTCCCCCATTTACTAATTTATTGTAATGCTATTAGTGCTAATTTGTCCGCAAAATATAAGCATTTCTTTTTATAAAAATTTGGCGATCACATCTCCCTTGGAAAGAGTCATTTATGAAGAAGATTGTAAAGATATAGCAATCCTAAAGGGTTTGTGGAAGCGTAAACATTCGGGTTATGCTGCCACAAATCCAAACATTTCCAAATAATTCGGGTCTGCCTATACATCTTAATAAAGAGAAAAGTGCTGTAACAATTTTTCAATCTATTTGGATGCGGGCTAACTAGACAAGAAAGGTTGTTAATTCCCTTTTTTCCCTAATAGATTGGGCAACACCTTCGTGGTGCAGAAAAGTATGGAAACCCGCATTATGTCGTATTCTTAAACTAAGACGTATTTTAACAGCTTTTACTAAAAGCCTTGTAAATAGGCTATTTAAAGAGATCAATTTGCCTGAATAAAATCTCAAATAAGACCTCAAAAAGTTTTCAGCACCAATCAGGGGAAACACTATATTTTTGTTTTCACTTTTCCGATACATATATTCAGCTAAAAGATTTATTGGCGGCATTCTATCCATATATAAGCTTTGAGGTTAGAAAATAGTGATTTTGTGAGTGTTGCTTCTGACCATGATTCCGAGTTAGAGATTACTTACTATGCCCAGTAGTTCTCTTTTGCCTCTAGTCTTAAAATTCTTCATGACAAGCCACTCAAACTCAAAACGAATAGGATTCTCTACAAGTATTTGGCGTATTGACTTCGGTTCTTTCAATGTAAACCTGATAAAAAAAGATAGACTTCTGACGCATAGTATCGAGAAAGAATGTAATATCGTATGGCAAATTCTGGATTGTTAAAGCAATAGCTAGACTAAGGTGATTTAGGTAGAACGAAATGAAAGATGACCAAGAATATAAATCAATTGGCTGTTGGGAATGTACAAAAGGTGCAGGGTTGGGGTTTGACTTCACAATGGCATTTCAGCCAATCGTTGATACTACATCCAAAAAAATTTTTGCTCAAGAAGCACTAGTAAGAGGCATAAACGGAGAACCTTCTGGAGAAATTTTAGGACTTATTAATGATGCAAATCGCTACCGATTTGATCAGGCTTGCCGTGTCAAAGCAGTGCAATTTGGTGCGTATCTAAATATTGATTCCTTTATTAGTATTAATTTTTTACCCAATGCAGTTTATCGACCCGAATTATGTATTCGCACAACAATTGATGCAGCCGAAACCTTTGGATTTTCTGTAAAACAGATCATCTTTGAATTTACTGAATGTGAAAAAATAACCGATTATGTCCATCTGCATGAAATTATTCAATATTATCGAGATACAGGATTTTTGACGGCGATCGATGATTTTGGTGCAGGCTATTCTGGACTTAACTTATTAGCTGATTTTCAACCTGATTTCGTCAAGTTAGATATGGGTTTAATTAGAAATATTTCCCATAACAAGAACCGTCAAGCAATTGTAAAGGGGATCATTCAAGTATGTAAAGAACTAGCCATTAAGGTTATTGCTGAAGGTGTAGAAACCTATGAAGAGTTAACGATTTTACAATCTTTTGGGATAGAACTATTTCAAGGTTATTATTTTGCTAAACCCAAATTTAAGGGCTTGGCAGTTATCCATAATTTATAAATGATTTGCAATTTATTTTGGGGTTATGAATTTGGATTAAAAGCTCGTTACATTGCTTAGCTCAAGTTAATAATTATTTCAAACACACCTTAAACTCAGCATAAATACACTTTAAATATACTTTTTAACAGAACTTGACATTCAGGCAAAGTTTCTATGCCCGTATATCACCCTATTTATAGATGACGATCTCCCCCAGTCAACCTAGTGTGGAATATCCATAGATTAAAAACCAGTAGAATTCAAGTATTAAGCATGATTCATCAATTAGCAGTTCGCTTAGGTGTGTCGTGTGTGCTGCTCGCAACCTTGCCTCTCGCTACCGACGAAATCATCAAGTATGTGCAAGCCCCACATATCTTTTCAGGTATTGGCGCGATCGCCTCATGTATCGGAGCCTGTGTCCCAGTTTTAACCCTATTCCGCAATTCTGACTGAACTTCAGAAAACGCCATGAAAGTATTGCTTGATTATGCCCAACGTCCAATCACAATTCTGATCGTGCCATCTGATAATACTTCTTGCTGTTCGATCTCAAAACCGTGTTGAGTTGCACCTTGTAAGACAACTTTAGCTGCATATTTCTGATTGAGGTCTCCTAAAAACTCCTTCATATTTATGCCTAATCCCCACATATCAGCAATTAATTCATAGAAAGCACCTGCTTTCCGAAAGCCCAGATCATAGCCATTGGGCATAGGGATCACATATTCCGCAGTAGTAGTATTACCGTGATAGCCACGAACTAAAGTATTTGGTTTGACTGGATATCCAAGTTCTTCTAAGGCTTGTTTCAGCAAGTCCCCATTTTTGATTTCGATGGCGATCATTGTGAAGTGGGACATAAAATTTCAAGAGAAAAAGAGCACTTGACATCTCCATCATTCTAGATTAATCGCAAATTTTCTTAATTCTTGGAGTAGTTCTTCATCATTAGATGCGGTACGTGCCCCCGACTCTGCCGCCCATTGTTTGAGAGACTCGATTTGTTGAGAGGCGATCGCAGCTAATGGTACTGTTTCCTCAATAGCACTAATAATATCTTCAGTGGTGAAGTCTTCTCGGTTGCCATTACTACCACGACCAAAAGCCCGATGAATACCATCAATAATTACTTGCTCGATCTCTGCTCCACTAAAATTTTTGGTGTGTCGCGCTAAAAGTACCAAATCAAATTCACGTAATCGACTGGGGCGCAATTTTTGTAAATGCACTTTAAAAATTTCTTGGCGTTCCGACTCGGTTGGTAAATTCAAAAAGAAAATTTCATCAAACCGCCCCTTGCGTAAAAGTTCGGCAGGCAAAATTCGTACATTATTGGCAGTAGCGACAATAAATACAGGCGCAGTTTTTTCCTGCATCCATGTAATTAATGTGCCAAACACACGCCGACTTGCCCCAGAGTCTCCATCAATTGTTACAGTGACATTACCAAAGGCTTTATCGATCTCATCAATCCACAGTACACAAGGAGCTGTTGCCTCAGCAAGTTGAATCATTTGCCGCATTCGACTTTCACTTTCACCAACATAACTCCCAAATAAACGCCCTATATCCAATCGCAGCAGAGGTAAGCGCCATTCATTCGCGATTGTTTTCGCCGATAAGGACTTACCAGTACCTTGAATACCGACTAGCAATGCCCCCTTTGGAGTGGGAATACCATAACGCTTAGCCTCTTCAGTAAAGGCATCACGACGAATCCGCACCCATCGCTTGAGATTATCTAATCCCCCAACATTTTTGAGGGATTCGTTCACCGTAAAAAATTCTAAAATGCCCGTTTGTCTTATAGCTTGTTGCTTTTCTGCTAGTACTGCATCAATATCTGAGTCATTAACTTCTTCCTTCTCGGCGATTGCCTTAGCTAAAACCCTCTGAATCCGAGTTCGACTTAGCCCCTGACAAGCCTTGACCAATTGCTCCCAAGCCAAATTAGACAAATTCAGTTTATTAGCAGAAATTTTTTGTTTAATTAAATATTCGATTTCAGCGATCGCTGCTAAGGGAAAGTCAATCGCTGTAACTTCTTCAGTTAATTCGGCAGGAATTTCTAAAGTATGACTCGTCAGGGCAATGGCGCGGCGATCACGATTCAAATCCCTCGACAGATTCTTTAACTCACGAATTATGGCTATATGGCGCTCATTATGTGGATATTTAAGGATCGGATGCAAATCCCGCAATACATATAAAACGTTATCCCCATCTTTAGTTAATTTATCGCGCTGAGCAATCCGTGATAAAGCTGCCATCACTGATCCCTTGTCAGCATTATTGTCGCTCCATCCTCGCGCAATATCCCAAAACAAAATGCGACGACTGGGGCTAGATTGCAAAGCCACCTCCGTTAAAATTTCCTCAACTGGCTCTTCTTCGGCTGTCACTATATATATAAGTGGATATTTTGCCCGAAGTAAAAGATCAAACCGCTCTATCAGAGCCTGATAAACTCTGCTTTTACTAGGAGATATGGGTTCTGGCAAATGTGTTGACATAACCGCAAGTATATAACAATCGCAACTTCACAATTCTCAGCACATAAAAAAGTGGTAGCAAGAGGTACTACCACTTTTTTCACACGAAGCCAATTTTTAGACTGCGGCAAGAACTGGTTCTTCGAGCTTGGTTAATCTTTCGGTTAACAATTCTTCTAGGGTAACCAGTGCTTTGGAGAAGCCTTTAATCCCTTCATCAAGTTTCTCAGATGCCATGCGATCGCTAGCGTGCATCGCATCAAATGTCGCCTTATCCATGGGGATCTGAGAAATTTCTGCTTGAGCAGCGATTATTGGATCAAGCTTACGGACTAGATCTCCCTCTGTATGCAGCAACTCATCTAGCAAAGCAGGAGAAATAGTAAGGAGATCGCAACCTGCTAACTCCACGATCTCACCCATATTGCGGAAACTTGCACCCATAATTTCCGTGTTATAACCAAATTTTTTGTAGTAGTTATAAATACGCGACACTGATAATACCCCTGGATCTTCGTGAGCAGGGTAACTATCGCGCCCCGAATCCTTCTTGTACCAATCGAGGATACGCCCCACAAAAGGAGAAATTAATTTCACCCCTGCTTCTGCACAGGCGATCGCTTGATGCAATCCAAACAGCAAGGTCAAATTGCAATGAATACCTTCTTTTTCTAACTCCTCAGCCGCCTTAATTCCTTCCCAAGTAGCTGCGATTTTAATTAAGACCCGTTCACGGGAAATCCCATGAGACTCATATTGAGAAATTAAATAATGTGCCTTAGCAACAGTTGCCTCGGTGTTGTAGGAAAGACGCGCATCTACCTCCGTCGAAACTCGCCCTGGAATAATTTGCAAAATTCTGATCCCAAAGGCGATCGCTAAGCGATCAAAAGCCAAAGAAACCACCTGAGTGGGCGAGGCATTTTTTCCTAAGTCTTTTCTTGCTTCTAAGAGAGTTTCATCCACAATTTCTTGATACTGAGGCATTTGAGCCGCAGCTGTAATCAAAGATGGATTAGTAGTTGCATCTTGGGGTTTCACAATTT includes:
- a CDS encoding DUF1257 domain-containing protein, which gives rise to MSHFTMIAIEIKNGDLLKQALEELGYPVKPNTLVRGYHGNTTTAEYVIPMPNGYDLGFRKAGAFYELIADMWGLGINMKEFLGDLNQKYAAKVVLQGATQHGFEIEQQEVLSDGTIRIVIGRWA
- a CDS encoding transaldolase translates to MPKNFLDQLREMTVVVADTGDIHAIEIVKPQDATTNPSLITAAAQMPQYQEIVDETLLEARKDLGKNASPTQVVSLAFDRLAIAFGIRILQIIPGRVSTEVDARLSYNTEATVAKAHYLISQYESHGISRERVLIKIAATWEGIKAAEELEKEGIHCNLTLLFGLHQAIACAEAGVKLISPFVGRILDWYKKDSGRDSYPAHEDPGVLSVSRIYNYYKKFGYNTEIMGASFRNMGEIVELAGCDLLTISPALLDELLHTEGDLVRKLDPIIAAQAEISQIPMDKATFDAMHASDRMASEKLDEGIKGFSKALVTLEELLTERLTKLEEPVLAAV
- a CDS encoding AAA family ATPase is translated as MSTHLPEPISPSKSRVYQALIERFDLLLRAKYPLIYIVTAEEEPVEEILTEVALQSSPSRRILFWDIARGWSDNNADKGSVMAALSRIAQRDKLTKDGDNVLYVLRDLHPILKYPHNERHIAIIRELKNLSRDLNRDRRAIALTSHTLEIPAELTEEVTAIDFPLAAIAEIEYLIKQKISANKLNLSNLAWEQLVKACQGLSRTRIQRVLAKAIAEKEEVNDSDIDAVLAEKQQAIRQTGILEFFTVNESLKNVGGLDNLKRWVRIRRDAFTEEAKRYGIPTPKGALLVGIQGTGKSLSAKTIANEWRLPLLRLDIGRLFGSYVGESESRMRQMIQLAEATAPCVLWIDEIDKAFGNVTVTIDGDSGASRRVFGTLITWMQEKTAPVFIVATANNVRILPAELLRKGRFDEIFFLNLPTESERQEIFKVHLQKLRPSRLREFDLVLLARHTKNFSGAEIEQVIIDGIHRAFGRGSNGNREDFTTEDIISAIEETVPLAAIASQQIESLKQWAAESGARTASNDEELLQELRKFAINLE
- a CDS encoding EAL domain-containing protein — protein: MKDDQEYKSIGCWECTKGAGLGFDFTMAFQPIVDTTSKKIFAQEALVRGINGEPSGEILGLINDANRYRFDQACRVKAVQFGAYLNIDSFISINFLPNAVYRPELCIRTTIDAAETFGFSVKQIIFEFTECEKITDYVHLHEIIQYYRDTGFLTAIDDFGAGYSGLNLLADFQPDFVKLDMGLIRNISHNKNRQAIVKGIIQVCKELAIKVIAEGVETYEELTILQSFGIELFQGYYFAKPKFKGLAVIHNL